Proteins from a genomic interval of Providencia stuartii:
- a CDS encoding phage tail protein: MTPIFNWVPQKDFTVTETPNVSVVTFGDGYEQRQQKGINPILSKYSALTFIGVDGLCGKPNVAKEVRSFLKARGAVESFLWTPSDTGLQGRYVCRSWSYSKNGIIHKLTAEFEEVAR; encoded by the coding sequence GTGACCCCAATATTCAATTGGGTGCCTCAGAAAGATTTCACTGTCACAGAAACCCCCAATGTATCCGTCGTTACCTTTGGTGATGGCTACGAGCAGCGCCAGCAGAAAGGCATTAATCCCATACTTTCTAAATATTCCGCACTAACTTTTATTGGTGTCGATGGGCTATGCGGAAAACCGAATGTAGCAAAAGAGGTTAGGTCTTTTTTGAAGGCGCGAGGGGCGGTGGAATCTTTTTTATGGACACCTTCCGATACAGGGCTACAAGGGCGCTATGTTTGCCGTAGTTGGTCCTATTCGAAAAACGGAATAATTCACAAACTAACGGCAGAGTTTGAAGAGGTGGCCCGATGA